From Bdellovibrionota bacterium, one genomic window encodes:
- a CDS encoding TonB C-terminal domain-containing protein: MDFKFDIRILALSLLLHLAGYVALSIYTQKHSAERFDAIEVVIEDSSQHRRQAPAVKKSDDKKEETKSSRFFSEEKQQFEKETIARNFGATNNQKIVGQKEADKEKSIEVGNSPNFMPIPKQGQAQEERQSTVNFSVPNLEKGDFTFLNSDFSTYASFYNRITPKIVYNWGNNIEDVAMFPHMREKLRQKLRWITRVELIINKKGDVKDVVIMHSSGSTELDQAIHEALMDAGPYLNPPTGMVEKDGLIHILGEFTVYTQRPHFAKPY; the protein is encoded by the coding sequence ATGGATTTCAAATTTGATATACGCATTTTAGCTTTAAGTTTGCTTCTCCATTTGGCGGGATATGTGGCGCTCTCTATTTACACCCAAAAACACAGTGCGGAGCGATTTGATGCCATCGAAGTAGTTATCGAAGATAGTAGCCAGCATCGCCGTCAAGCTCCTGCGGTAAAGAAAAGTGATGATAAAAAAGAAGAAACAAAAAGTTCAAGATTCTTCTCTGAGGAAAAACAACAATTTGAAAAAGAGACTATCGCTCGAAATTTTGGCGCCACCAACAATCAGAAAATTGTAGGCCAGAAAGAAGCCGATAAAGAAAAATCCATAGAAGTAGGCAACAGTCCTAACTTTATGCCCATCCCTAAACAAGGCCAAGCTCAAGAAGAAAGACAATCTACGGTTAATTTCTCTGTTCCTAATTTAGAAAAAGGTGACTTTACTTTTTTAAATTCTGACTTTTCAACGTACGCGTCTTTTTACAACCGCATCACGCCAAAAATTGTTTACAACTGGGGAAACAACATCGAAGACGTGGCCATGTTCCCACATATGAGAGAAAAACTGCGCCAAAAATTGAGATGGATCACACGAGTAGAATTGATCATCAACAAAAAAGGTGATGTGAAAGATGTTGTTATCATGCATTCCTCTGGGTCCACGGAACTTGATCAAGCCATTCACGAAGCTTTAATGGACGCTGGTCCTTACCTCAATCCACCGACTGGTATGGTCGAAAAGGATGGTCTTATTCACATCCTGGGTGAATTCACCGTATACACACAACGTCCGCACTTCGCTAAGCCCTATTAG
- a CDS encoding TIGR02147 family protein → MQKSINEQQLEFRVWLQDEFSRRCRTNSSYSLRAFAKHLEFDSSTLSQILAGKRKISDKVIQKISTKIGRPPTGLTSENDSSKYMLLSMDAFTVISDWYHYAIMDLTLVKKFKNDPSWIAQQLQISSLEAKLAVERLLRLGMLVQKNGKLKLSKITNTNYIEGQTSSAHKEYQRQVITKALHAVDNCPQEKKDITSMTIAANSKKIIEAKEKIKKFRRELCKFLEDGEKDSVYQLGVQLYPLTKFEL, encoded by the coding sequence ATGCAAAAAAGTATTAATGAACAGCAATTGGAATTTAGGGTTTGGCTACAGGATGAGTTCTCTCGCCGCTGCCGAACAAATAGCAGTTATTCATTAAGGGCCTTTGCGAAACATCTTGAATTTGACTCTTCTACTCTTTCCCAAATTCTTGCCGGAAAAAGAAAAATTTCGGATAAAGTGATCCAAAAAATTTCGACTAAAATAGGGCGCCCACCTACTGGTCTCACATCCGAGAATGATAGTTCAAAGTATATGCTTCTAAGCATGGATGCCTTTACGGTGATCTCGGATTGGTATCACTATGCAATCATGGATCTGACTTTGGTTAAAAAATTTAAAAATGACCCATCATGGATTGCCCAACAATTGCAAATTTCCTCTTTAGAAGCAAAATTAGCTGTGGAGCGTTTACTACGCCTTGGGATGTTGGTGCAAAAGAATGGCAAATTAAAACTTTCAAAGATTACCAATACAAATTATATAGAAGGACAAACTTCATCCGCGCACAAAGAATACCAAAGACAAGTCATCACCAAAGCCCTTCACGCCGTAGACAATTGTCCGCAAGAGAAAAAAGACATCACATCCATGACGATTGCAGCGAATTCAAAAAAAATAATAGAAGCCAAAGAAAAAATTAAAAAATTTAGAAGAGAGTTGTGCAAATTTTTGGAAGATGGAGAGAAAGACTCTGTCTATCAACTCGGTGTGCAGCTTTATCCCCTAACAAAATTTGAACTTTAA
- a CDS encoding PhoH family protein, producing the protein MVLDTNVILHDAQAIFKFKGAYLHIPMTVIEEIDTFKRELGENGRNARQFSRFIDVLRSEGSLSKGVKLEKTGATLIVTTDSYVGNLPADLNQEKADSRILGTAIHLKKENPNDDVELVSKDINLRIKADVYGVIAKDYEPDSVSIDEMYAGYSEIDVDPGLIDEFYAKKILTSVPGQTFLANQYVILKDKSNANHSAIARYSFQQQGLVPLIHLNESVWGIFPRNVEQSFALDCLLNDEILMVTLVGKAGTGKTLIALAAGLAKTLDEGKYRKLLVSRPIFPMGRDIGYLPGDVEQKLNPWMQPIFDNVEFLMGADSSHKKAAGRAQELINQGMLNIEPLTYIRGRSIPNQYLIVDEAQNLTPHEIKTIATRAGQGTKIILTGDCYQIDNPYVDSGNSGLTHAVERFKGQAIAAHVTLTKGERSELAELASNLL; encoded by the coding sequence ATTGTTCTAGATACAAACGTAATTCTCCACGATGCTCAGGCAATCTTCAAATTCAAAGGCGCTTATCTTCACATCCCGATGACGGTGATTGAAGAGATCGATACATTTAAGCGCGAACTTGGTGAAAACGGACGTAATGCTCGTCAGTTCAGCAGATTCATTGACGTACTGAGATCCGAAGGCTCTCTTTCAAAAGGTGTAAAGCTCGAAAAAACCGGAGCTACTCTGATTGTCACTACCGACAGTTATGTTGGAAATTTACCAGCAGATCTTAACCAAGAAAAAGCAGACTCAAGAATTTTAGGCACGGCAATTCATCTTAAAAAAGAAAATCCCAATGATGACGTAGAACTCGTTTCAAAAGACATTAACCTTCGTATTAAAGCCGACGTTTATGGTGTGATCGCGAAAGATTACGAGCCAGATTCAGTTTCGATTGATGAAATGTACGCCGGTTACAGTGAAATTGATGTTGATCCAGGTTTGATCGATGAATTTTACGCCAAAAAAATCTTAACGTCGGTTCCTGGCCAAACATTTTTAGCAAATCAGTACGTGATTCTAAAAGACAAATCGAATGCCAATCACAGTGCAATTGCTAGATACAGTTTTCAACAGCAGGGCCTAGTGCCACTCATTCATTTGAACGAGAGTGTATGGGGAATTTTCCCTCGTAACGTAGAGCAAAGTTTTGCTTTGGATTGTTTATTGAACGACGAAATCTTGATGGTGACTCTCGTGGGTAAAGCTGGAACGGGAAAAACATTGATCGCACTAGCCGCAGGATTAGCAAAAACTCTCGATGAAGGAAAATATAGAAAACTTCTAGTGAGTCGTCCTATTTTCCCAATGGGAAGAGATATTGGTTATTTGCCTGGAGATGTGGAACAAAAGCTAAATCCTTGGATGCAACCGATCTTTGATAACGTGGAATTCTTAATGGGTGCGGACAGCTCTCACAAAAAAGCTGCGGGACGCGCGCAAGAGTTGATTAATCAAGGAATGTTAAACATTGAACCTCTCACGTACATTCGTGGTCGTTCAATTCCAAATCAATATTTGATCGTGGATGAAGCGCAAAACCTAACTCCACATGAAATTAAAACCATTGCAACTCGTGCGGGACAAGGAACAAAAATCATTTTAACGGGTGACTGTTATCAGATCGATAACCCTTATGTGGATTCTGGAAATTCAGGATTAACTCACGCGGTAGAAAGATTCAAAGGTCAGGCGATTGCTGCTCACGTCACTCTCACTAAAGGTGAAAGATCTGAGCTTGCGGAACTTGCAAGTAACTTGCTCTAG
- a CDS encoding PilZ domain-containing protein, whose protein sequence is MSKSNVIDLKPYLNDQLKLKKSGKLHKMPGGNAVLRNPSAPVIDMTEKREEILSKERRDKRRTILTEFVGAFLVLPNMGANLGGLQKVFLYDISDNGLSFDIETNVGQLRVGEEIAMRIYLSQKNYFSFVVKASNSRFIRDEETYRYGCEFIKNTVNKEALRHFVKFVEAVAVDLKVDGGDLLTHSSKK, encoded by the coding sequence ATGTCTAAGTCAAATGTTATCGATTTGAAGCCATATTTAAACGACCAGTTAAAGCTAAAAAAATCAGGAAAATTACACAAGATGCCTGGCGGTAACGCGGTCTTGAGGAATCCTTCGGCTCCAGTGATCGATATGACAGAAAAAAGAGAAGAAATTCTTTCTAAAGAAAGACGTGATAAGAGAAGAACAATTCTTACAGAGTTTGTAGGTGCGTTCTTGGTTCTTCCTAATATGGGCGCAAATCTTGGCGGCCTTCAAAAAGTTTTCCTCTATGACATCTCAGATAATGGTCTTTCATTTGATATCGAAACAAACGTTGGTCAATTGAGAGTGGGCGAAGAAATTGCAATGAGAATTTATCTTTCGCAAAAGAATTATTTTTCATTCGTAGTGAAGGCTTCGAACTCACGTTTCATTAGAGATGAAGAAACCTACAGATACGGTTGCGAGTTTATCAAGAACACTGTAAATAAAGAGGCGCTCAGACACTTTGTGAAGTTCGTAGAAGCCGTAGCGGTAGACTTAAAAGTCGATGGCGGCGATCTTCTGACGCATTCCTCGAAGAAATAA